A window of Rhododendron vialii isolate Sample 1 chromosome 11a, ASM3025357v1 contains these coding sequences:
- the LOC131308163 gene encoding deSI-like protein At4g17486 isoform X6, translating to MRLFLRSSSSSKEVGGSNRSLLYLNVYDLTPINNYLYWFGFGIFHSGIEVHGLEYGFGAHEYPTSGVFEVEPKSCPGFIFRRSILLGSTDMSCSEFRSFMEHLSGKYHGDSYHLIAKNCNHFTEEVCMRLTGKPIPGWVNRLARLVSGSFCHCLLPESIQATAVRHLPDHLAYSDDRSDSGGSSVEIESEEEPDHHLLTIPNGDVAFVKEKPVRLAKDLL from the exons ATGCGGTTGTTTCTGCGGAGTTCGAGTTCTTCTAAGGAGGTTGGAGGAAGCAATCGTTCTCTTCTTTATCTCAATGTCTATGATCTAACCCCTATTAACAACTACCTTTACTGGTTTGGTTTTGGAATCTTCCATTCCGGCATTGAAG TACATGGCTTGGAGTACGGATTTGGAGCGCATGAGTACCCAACGAGTGGGGTATTTGAGGTGGAACCAAAAAGTTGTCCTGGTTTTATCTTTAGACGATCCATTCTCTTGGGAAGCACAGACATGTCTTGTTCAGAATTTCGGTCATTCATGGAGCATCTTTCTGGGAAATATCATGGGGACAGTTACCATTTGATTGCCAAGAATTGCAACCATTTCACAGAAGAAGTCTGTATGCGACTCACCGGGAAGCCTATTCCTGGATGGGTTAACAGGCTTGCACGATTAG TTTCAGGTTCTTTCTGCCACTGTCTACTGCCAGAAAGTATTCAGGCTACAGCAGTCAGACATTTGCCCGATCATCTGGCGTATTCTG ATGACAGGTCAGATTCTGGTGGGTCATCTGTAGAAATAGAGAGTGAGGAGGAGCCTGATCACCATCTGCTGACTATACCAAACGGAGATGTGGcatttgtgaaggaaaaaccAGTGAGGCTAGCTAAAGATCTCCTCTGA
- the LOC131308163 gene encoding deSI-like protein At4g17486 isoform X7, translating into MRLFLRSSSSSKEVGGSNRSLLYLNVYDLTPINNYLYWFGFGIFHSGIEVHGLEYGFGAHEYPTSGVFEVEPKSCPGFIFRRSILLGSTDMSCSEFRSFMEHLSGKYHGDSYHLIAKNCNHFTEEVCMRLTGKPIPGWVNRLARLGSFCHCLLPESIQATAVRHLPDHLAYSDDRSDSGGSSVEIESEEEPDHHLLTIPNGDVAFVKEKPVRLAKDLL; encoded by the exons ATGCGGTTGTTTCTGCGGAGTTCGAGTTCTTCTAAGGAGGTTGGAGGAAGCAATCGTTCTCTTCTTTATCTCAATGTCTATGATCTAACCCCTATTAACAACTACCTTTACTGGTTTGGTTTTGGAATCTTCCATTCCGGCATTGAAG TACATGGCTTGGAGTACGGATTTGGAGCGCATGAGTACCCAACGAGTGGGGTATTTGAGGTGGAACCAAAAAGTTGTCCTGGTTTTATCTTTAGACGATCCATTCTCTTGGGAAGCACAGACATGTCTTGTTCAGAATTTCGGTCATTCATGGAGCATCTTTCTGGGAAATATCATGGGGACAGTTACCATTTGATTGCCAAGAATTGCAACCATTTCACAGAAGAAGTCTGTATGCGACTCACCGGGAAGCCTATTCCTGGATGGGTTAACAGGCTTGCACGATTAG GTTCTTTCTGCCACTGTCTACTGCCAGAAAGTATTCAGGCTACAGCAGTCAGACATTTGCCCGATCATCTGGCGTATTCTG ATGACAGGTCAGATTCTGGTGGGTCATCTGTAGAAATAGAGAGTGAGGAGGAGCCTGATCACCATCTGCTGACTATACCAAACGGAGATGTGGcatttgtgaaggaaaaaccAGTGAGGCTAGCTAAAGATCTCCTCTGA
- the LOC131308163 gene encoding deSI-like protein At4g17486 isoform X5 produces MRLFLRSSSSSKEVGGSNRSLLYLNVYDLTPINNYLYWFGFGIFHSGIEGLPSSFLQRMHQHNCSSGSPTLGACWRSLHIIWHIGFCSLVHGLEYGFGAHEYPTSGVFEVEPKSCPGFIFRRSILLGSTDMSCSEFRSFMEHLSGKYHGDSYHLIAKNCNHFTEEVCMRLTGKPIPGWVNRLARLVSGSFCHCLLPESIQATAVRHLPDHLAYSDDRSDSGGSSVEIESEEEPDHHLLTIPNGDVAFVKEKPVRLAKDLL; encoded by the exons ATGCGGTTGTTTCTGCGGAGTTCGAGTTCTTCTAAGGAGGTTGGAGGAAGCAATCGTTCTCTTCTTTATCTCAATGTCTATGATCTAACCCCTATTAACAACTACCTTTACTGGTTTGGTTTTGGAATCTTCCATTCCGGCATTGAAG GTCTTCCTTCTTCATTCTTACAAAGAATGCATCAACATAACTGCTCCAGTGGCTCACCCACTCTTGGCGCTTGCTGGAGGAGTCTGCACATAATTTGGCATATTGGATTCTGCAGCTTAG TACATGGCTTGGAGTACGGATTTGGAGCGCATGAGTACCCAACGAGTGGGGTATTTGAGGTGGAACCAAAAAGTTGTCCTGGTTTTATCTTTAGACGATCCATTCTCTTGGGAAGCACAGACATGTCTTGTTCAGAATTTCGGTCATTCATGGAGCATCTTTCTGGGAAATATCATGGGGACAGTTACCATTTGATTGCCAAGAATTGCAACCATTTCACAGAAGAAGTCTGTATGCGACTCACCGGGAAGCCTATTCCTGGATGGGTTAACAGGCTTGCACGATTAG TTTCAGGTTCTTTCTGCCACTGTCTACTGCCAGAAAGTATTCAGGCTACAGCAGTCAGACATTTGCCCGATCATCTGGCGTATTCTG ATGACAGGTCAGATTCTGGTGGGTCATCTGTAGAAATAGAGAGTGAGGAGGAGCCTGATCACCATCTGCTGACTATACCAAACGGAGATGTGGcatttgtgaaggaaaaaccAGTGAGGCTAGCTAAAGATCTCCTCTGA